Sequence from the Nitrospirota bacterium genome:
CCGGCCGCCCGGAGGACGGCTGCGCAGGTTGGGCCGGAGCCTGAGCATGCGAACCAGCCGACGCTCGTTTGTGCGTGGAGAACAAGTCTCGTTCCGACAAGGAAACAAGAGAGGTGTCAGACATGCACTCGAAACAAGCCACATCAACGATCTGTTCGCCGCCCCGAGTCGGCACCATTCTCCTCGTCGAAGACCACAAGACCCTGCGCGACCTTACGCGGAACGCGCTGCTCAAACTTGGCTATACGGTGCTGTTCGCGGCGGACAGCGACTCCGCCATCAAAGTCTCGCAGATGCATCGCGACCCTATCGATCTGCTCATCGCCGACGTGGTCCTGCCCGGAATGAACGGGTCTCGATTGGCCGAACGACTCCGGACTCTCCGACCGGACATGCGGGTTCTGTTCATGTCCGGGATGGTGCCGGAAGGCAGCGTTCGGATCGCCGCGATATCGGGATCGGGATTTCTCCAGAAACCGTTCGGTCCCGACGTCCTGGCCGCCAAAGTACGGGAGATGCTGGCGGATACATGCTCGTGACCAGGGGGAAGGACGAGACAAGGGCGAGGACCTTCCCTGAGAAACGCGTCGCCGGACGCGCGGCGGGACGCCGCCCCGGCTCACTACTTCTTGAAGAGATTCTGGAACGCGCGCCGCGCGGCTTCAGGGTCCGTTGAGCCTGACGACGTTTCCCGCTCGACCGTGACGCGCAGCGAAAAGAAGGTGCACTCGTTGCGCGCGCGCTTGTCGGCGATGCGCTCCGGGATCGGCTGGGTGCATTCGAACCGCTGGCCCGGAGCGAAGTGGGCGCATTGCTGGCAGGCATGCAGCTCTGCTTTGCACTTGGGACATTGGCCCAGCGCATCGGTCAACGAGGGGAGTTGCGTTCCGCAGTCTGCGCAGCGGACGACGGTTCGACTCGGAAGCATCGCGGGCGTCCGCGACGTAGATGGCCCCTCGGGCTTTCCTCTTCCCTCCTTTTCGGATTCCCGATACCCTCGCTGGCCGTATTTTCTGTCCGCCATCGCGATCCCCCTAGGATTCCGGCTTCAGTCTACTCCAAGCGGCTATTGGTGTCACCCAGCACGCGCCGTGGTTTGCCCAATCCAGCAGAGCGCACTCCTCTCACGGGGCGCGACCTGCGTTGTTTGAACAGAGTGTCGCGGCCGCCGCCTGCCAAGGCTCCGCCCCACTTCACTGACCTTCTCGGCGAATTGTTGCCATCCGCCTCAGACTCCCCCGAACGCTCCTTCTTCGGTCGTTCACTTCAGAACGTGGAGGTGTAGAATACCCCTTGCGGCCTTGCTTTGGCGAGGAGTCCTTCGTCGAAGGAGGAGAACATGAAGCAGATCGCACAGAACCACAATCGGGAACACGGTGATAATGTCGGCCCTTGGATCAGACATACAGCCCTTCCAGCCTTGGTGTTAGGGTGGGTGGCCTTGGTCGCACTGCCGACGCACGCCAGCCATCAGGGCCATATGGGTCATGCGGAGGAAGAAACCCATGAGCCAACCGGGCCGGGATATGCGATCCCGGGCGCGTCCTTTCGGGTCTTCCTGGATACGGGAAACGCGACGCCGGCGGGCGGGAGGCTTGACCAGACCCACGTCGAGGCGGCCGTCCGGACCGTCGTCGAGGCCTTCACCGTCATGCTGCAACATCGGAGCGACTATGCGCGATTCGATGAAGCCTTGAAGAAAGACGCGCTCGACAAAGTCGTCGTGGAACCCGCCGTGGTGAATCGGGACGGAAAGGAATTTGCGTTTTTGGTCGCCCGCACGAAAGATCCAGGCCGGGTCAAGCTGTTGATCAGCGCGTCGTCATTGAAGGAGAAGGGCTATCTGGGGCATCCCGACGAACTGGTTCCGGTCCTGGCCAGGGAGTTCCAATGGGTCGTCAGCAAAGCGGATACCGCTC
This genomic interval carries:
- a CDS encoding response regulator, translated to MHSKQATSTICSPPRVGTILLVEDHKTLRDLTRNALLKLGYTVLFAADSDSAIKVSQMHRDPIDLLIADVVLPGMNGSRLAERLRTLRPDMRVLFMSGMVPEGSVRIAAISGSGFLQKPFGPDVLAAKVREMLADTCS